A single Desulfovibrio gilichinskyi DNA region contains:
- a CDS encoding divergent polysaccharide deacetylase family protein: protein MELNTSDQNNKPEIPENNPGIRAYLSKPFGIAIATIATASFICMIIALMIFSDSNSIAEHKESIPLEQQGFASENSTNPYEEIEQDDLEDLVKIADLSLINELKSADVSMSDLKLEDVTLKKYHGRFFHFQQLRFPLKGNKQSFIKSVNNRLTSAGLTASIQKVADDCWLLSINKVPTHKFFIDTVTQQEETAELKIDPNAPKMAIVIDDMGENVNIAQKLADLNVHITFSIWPNSSHASEVARIGKRSNNEIMIHLPMQPKGYPKVHPGADALLIGMNAKTIQQRVLDAIKKIPDATGINNHMGSRFTENLVGMQEVMIPLHQKKIFFLDSRTTAKSTAQEAAKKANVTLYERNIFLDNVKDVSAIKFQLAKAAKIARTRGQSIAIGHPHPETIEAIRQWAIESNGRIRIVPVRKLTPHR, encoded by the coding sequence GTGGAACTTAATACTTCGGATCAGAATAATAAGCCCGAAATCCCGGAAAACAATCCGGGAATTCGGGCTTATCTTTCAAAACCATTTGGAATTGCAATTGCAACAATTGCAACGGCTTCTTTTATTTGCATGATCATCGCCCTGATGATCTTTAGTGATTCCAATTCAATTGCGGAACATAAGGAATCGATCCCTCTCGAACAGCAGGGATTCGCTTCAGAAAATTCTACAAACCCATACGAAGAAATTGAACAAGATGATCTTGAAGATTTAGTCAAAATTGCTGATCTATCGCTTATTAATGAACTTAAATCAGCTGATGTTTCTATGTCTGATTTGAAACTTGAAGACGTAACTTTGAAGAAATATCACGGTCGCTTTTTTCATTTTCAGCAGCTTAGATTTCCTCTTAAAGGAAATAAGCAAAGCTTCATTAAAAGCGTAAATAACAGACTCACGAGTGCCGGGCTTACTGCAAGCATACAAAAAGTAGCCGATGACTGCTGGTTGCTAAGCATTAACAAAGTACCTACCCACAAATTTTTTATAGATACAGTAACACAGCAGGAAGAAACAGCTGAGCTTAAAATTGATCCCAACGCTCCGAAAATGGCTATTGTTATTGACGACATGGGCGAAAACGTAAATATTGCACAAAAATTGGCGGATCTTAACGTTCATATAACTTTTTCCATATGGCCCAACAGTTCTCATGCTTCGGAAGTAGCCAGAATAGGAAAAAGAAGTAACAATGAAATAATGATTCATCTCCCGATGCAACCTAAAGGGTATCCTAAAGTTCATCCGGGCGCAGATGCTCTGCTAATCGGCATGAACGCAAAAACGATTCAGCAACGCGTTCTCGATGCAATAAAAAAAATTCCGGATGCAACCGGAATAAACAATCATATGGGATCTAGGTTCACGGAAAATCTTGTTGGAATGCAAGAGGTTATGATTCCTTTGCACCAGAAAAAGATATTTTTTTTAGACAGCCGAACTACAGCAAAAAGCACTGCACAAGAAGCTGCTAAAAAAGCTAATGTTACTTTGTACGAAAGGAATATCTTTCTTGATAATGTTAAAGACGTTTCGGCAATCAAATTTCAACTAGCCAAAGCTGCTAAAATTGCGAGGACGCGAGGTCAATCAATTGCAATAGGCCACCCGCACCCGGAAACAATTGAAGCAATCAGACAATGGGCTATAGAATCAAATGGCAGAATAAGAATCGTTCCAGTTAGAAAACTTACTCCACATCGTTGA